The proteins below are encoded in one region of Streptomyces sp. NBC_00490:
- the thpR gene encoding RNA 2',3'-cyclic phosphodiesterase, which produces MRLFAAVLPPQEVARELAAEVDGLRRLPGADGLRWTGRPGWHFTLAFYGEVADVVVADLSARLERAAARTAPFELAVRGGGQFGHGRALWAGASGDVPALRLLADRAEAAARKAGVPMGEHRRYKAHLTLARSRSDVDVRVYVSALEGFTSRTWTVGELALVRSDLPTSGVPGEQPRYEVVARWALGGAG; this is translated from the coding sequence ATGAGACTCTTCGCCGCCGTACTGCCCCCGCAGGAAGTCGCTCGGGAACTCGCCGCGGAGGTGGACGGGCTGAGGAGGCTCCCGGGCGCGGACGGGCTGCGCTGGACGGGCCGGCCGGGATGGCACTTCACGCTCGCGTTCTACGGCGAGGTGGCGGACGTCGTCGTAGCGGACCTGTCGGCGCGGCTGGAGCGGGCGGCCGCGCGCACCGCTCCCTTCGAGCTGGCCGTGCGGGGCGGCGGGCAGTTCGGGCACGGGCGGGCGCTGTGGGCGGGCGCCTCCGGCGATGTGCCCGCGCTGCGGCTGCTGGCGGACCGTGCGGAGGCGGCGGCCCGGAAGGCGGGGGTGCCGATGGGGGAGCACCGGCGGTACAAGGCCCACCTCACGCTGGCGCGCAGCCGGTCGGACGTGGACGTACGGGTGTACGTCTCCGCCCTCGAGGGGTTCACGAGCCGTACGTGGACCGTGGGCGAGCTGGCGCTGGTCCGCAGCGACCTGCCGACGTCGGGGGTGCCGGGGGAGCAGCCGCGGTACGAGGTGGTCGCCCGGTGGGCCCTCGGCGGGGCCGGTTAG
- a CDS encoding MFS transporter produces MFSSLKSRNYRLFFAGQVVSNTGTWMQRIAQDWLVLSLTGSSTAVGVTTALQFLPMLLFGLYGGVLVDRLPKRPTLLVTQSAMAVTGLALAFLTLSGHVQVWHVYLAAFAVGLATVVDNPARQTFVSEMVGPDQLQNAVSLNSANFQSARLIGPAVAGLMITGVGTGWAFLANGLSFVAPITGLLLMRSRELHAVGRAPRGKGQLREGLHYVAGRPDLIWTIVLVGFVSTFGFNFPVYLSAFADDVFHAGAGSYSLFNTLMAVGSLAGALLAARRGTARMRVLVAGAVAFGTLEIVAALAPSLWLFALLMVPIGMFGMTVNVTANSSVQLSTDPAMRGRVMSLYMMVFMGGAPLGAPIAGWITDAYGVRAGLAAGGVIAASAAVTIGLFLARVGNLRLSVGWHHGHPRVGLVPRERERLATAA; encoded by the coding sequence ATGTTCAGCTCCCTGAAGAGCCGGAACTACCGGCTCTTCTTCGCCGGTCAGGTCGTCTCCAACACCGGCACCTGGATGCAGCGCATCGCCCAGGACTGGCTGGTCCTGAGCCTCACCGGCTCCTCGACCGCCGTCGGCGTCACCACCGCGCTCCAGTTCCTGCCGATGCTGCTCTTCGGGCTCTACGGCGGTGTCCTCGTCGACCGCCTCCCCAAGCGCCCGACGCTGCTGGTCACCCAGTCCGCGATGGCCGTCACCGGTCTCGCCCTCGCCTTCCTGACCCTCTCCGGGCACGTGCAGGTCTGGCACGTCTACCTGGCGGCCTTCGCCGTGGGTCTCGCCACGGTCGTCGACAACCCGGCCCGCCAGACCTTCGTCTCCGAGATGGTCGGCCCCGACCAGCTCCAGAACGCGGTCAGCCTGAACTCCGCGAACTTCCAGTCCGCCCGTCTGATCGGCCCCGCCGTCGCGGGCCTGATGATCACCGGCGTCGGCACCGGCTGGGCGTTCCTCGCCAACGGCCTGTCCTTCGTCGCGCCCATCACCGGACTGCTGCTGATGCGGTCCCGCGAGTTGCACGCGGTCGGGCGGGCCCCGCGCGGCAAGGGCCAGCTGCGGGAGGGACTCCACTACGTCGCGGGCCGCCCGGACCTGATCTGGACCATCGTCCTGGTCGGGTTCGTCAGCACCTTCGGCTTCAACTTCCCGGTGTACCTGTCGGCCTTCGCCGACGACGTCTTCCACGCGGGCGCCGGCTCCTACAGCCTCTTCAACACCCTGATGGCGGTCGGCTCCCTCGCCGGCGCCCTGCTCGCCGCCCGGCGCGGCACCGCCCGGATGCGGGTGCTGGTCGCGGGCGCGGTGGCCTTCGGCACCCTGGAGATCGTGGCCGCGCTCGCCCCGTCCCTGTGGCTCTTCGCCCTGCTCATGGTCCCGATCGGCATGTTCGGCATGACGGTCAACGTCACCGCCAACAGCAGCGTCCAGCTGAGCACCGACCCGGCGATGCGCGGCCGGGTGATGTCCCTCTACATGATGGTGTTCATGGGCGGCGCCCCCCTCGGCGCCCCGATCGCGGGCTGGATCACCGACGCGTACGGCGTCCGGGCGGGCCTCGCGGCCGGCGGTGTGATCGCCGCCTCGGCGGCCGTGACGATCGGCCTGTTCCTCGCCCGCGTCGGCAACCTGCGCCTCTCGGTGGGCTGGCACCACGGGCACCCGCGGGTGGGCCTGGTCCCCCGGGAGCGGGAGCGGCTGGCGACGGCCGCGTAA